Proteins from one Cryptomeria japonica chromosome 4, Sugi_1.0, whole genome shotgun sequence genomic window:
- the LOC131875088 gene encoding acidic endochitinase-like, whose product MESRRMSVRVRGAMIACVVALLWSGASVANISIYWDQNRWERSLADTCASGRFEIVMLDYLSDFGNGQMLVLNLADHCYPPSGGCKPLSADIESYQSNDVKVFLSIGGWPDFSNNSLSFTEDAQNLTNYLWENFLGGQSDSRPLGDAVLDDIDFDIRRMM is encoded by the coding sequence ATGGAGAGTCGTAGAATGAGTGTGAGAGTGAGAGGGGCTATGATTGCCTGTGTTGTTGCTCTGTTGTGGAGTGGGGCATCTGTGGCAAACATAAGCATATACTGGGATCAGAATCGCTGGGAACGTTCCCTTGCCGACACCTGCGCAAGCGGCAGATTTGAAATTGTGATGCTCGACTATCTAAGCGACTTTGGCAATGGGCAGATGCTGGTGCTCAACCTGGCGGACCATTGCTATCCCCCCTCGGGAGGATGCAAACCACTGAGTGCTGATATTGAGTCCTATCAGTCCAATGACGTAAAGGTGTTTTTATCTATTGGAGGATGGCCCGATTTCTCAAACAATTCACTCAGCTTCACAGAGGATGCTCAGAACCTAACCAATTATCTGTGGGAGAACTTCCTTGGAGGGCAATCAGACTCCAGGCCTCTGGGAGACGCTGTTCTGGATGACATAGATTTCGATATCAGAAGGATGATGTAG